Genomic window (Daucus carota subsp. sativus chromosome 5, DH1 v3.0, whole genome shotgun sequence):
CTTTTCTCCTGCCTCTCACATCCTCATATCAGTAGTGTGGATGGAGTTTGGGTGTCAGGGGAGTTTGGACGGATATCTGAGATGAATCATCTCATGGTTAATGACAGCATGCGCTATGCCATCCTGATGTGAATTTGTAAGGTGGCTCGAGTAAGATAGGAAAAGAGTTCTCGGCATTTTGCACTGGATATCTAATTTTGTATCCTGTAACTTTACTTTTCATCGTTTTCATGTAAAGTACAGATTTCAATAGAAAGAAACTGATCCTATGCTGCTTGCATGCAATAAAATAGTAGAAATCAATGCATACTGAGTACTTACTTAATATGTAATATGCAATGGTACTGAGGGTTTCATATTCTGACTACAATGACAAGAGATACAGTTATAATTTGAAGAGCTTCTTTGCGAAAAACATTAAGTTCAGTTAATGATCAATCATGGAGAGTGTGGGTGTGTGCAAGCTTTTGTGCTTACCTTGCCTGCAGATGTGATCAGCAAATTAGAAGAAAGATACAGGTTCAAAAGCAGATGAGAATGCTGTGAAGTACATACCTAGTACATACATGGCCATCTTGCAGGCAGAGGTTGAAAAGTTCTTGTCTGTTTCCAGTGCGTTATCCTGTTTTTACAGCCATACTCCGCACATGTGATTCAGAACAAGAGTACCCATCCAGAAATGCTTGGTGGTTGTTTCATCATATGACCAGAGGGCCTGCACCAAAATGTCAGATTAAATGAGAAATTTTTCATCTTTAGCTCTtccttttttcattttttaagaaaaatcagtaCAAGGGTCCAGAGTTGTATCATAACTCATAAGGTTGTCCTCCTAAGTAAAAATCCTGAACAACGTAATGCCACTACAAGACCTTGAGCTCTACATGGCATGCATTCACCCTGAGTAAGTACCGAGTGGCCAGAACAACTGACTCCAGTAAACATCGTCCTAGACCTACTGTCTGAATCCAGTTATACCACATACTACTATTTTAAAATCACACAATGGCTATCTGCAATCAAGTCATCACGGGTGTTGAACATGCACACACAGCCACGCCAGAGTATTGCAAATGCACACCCTAGCCAATACTTCTATATCCCAACTTTCAGGCTATCTGTTACTATGGGCTATAGTTTCACGATGGACTGGAGCAAATTAACTTTAAGCGCACCTTTGATTAAGGCAAGTGTTATTTCTAAAGGAGGATAAAAAGGTATAATCCTGTTACTGAGTTCTGTCCACAAAAAGTAAAGCATGACCTAAAGACTAAAGAGTCAATTGTTCACTTTTCAAGCTAATTTTTCTGATGGAAACCAAGGGATAAACAAGGTTCATGCATATAAAAgtgatcaaatcaagaaaaactCAAAGAGACATAACTGCATTATTTACTTTCAAGCTGCTGCAATCACATTCAAATGGACTACTATAAACAAGAAGCTGTTAGAATTAAATTAAAAGATCATACTTCAAAGAGACACAAATTGTACCACAGATTTCGAAGATGAAAATTTTAGTGTAATGGATGGAACTCTGGAACATGGCGCTAAATGAGAGGAACTGGAGCAGGAAACTAAACCATATTCCACCAGCTGAGCAGATTAACCAAGTGAAGACATACATTAGCTTTCCCTGGCATTAAGATACCATCTCGTAACTTTAATCGGTGAATTTCCAAGTAAAATAGTCATAAACATAGGAAGCACACACAATAAACAAGCAAAACCTGATGTGGCTGCGTCATAAGAGCAGAAACTTTATATCAGTTTAAGgtcttgcaagttgcaacatgGGAGCACAATTTGGCAAGCAATTTAATTCTTACAGAAATCCTGTCTTGCTTGAAAACTGATTTTCTGTTAGTAAGGTTCTAAGCTTAAAACTGATGGGATTCTGGGACTAGTTCAACTATGCCATTAAAAGCACGAAAGTTTGTCCCAGTTTGAAGACAATATAATGAGATAAGCCTTTCTAAGAAATATAAGCTGAATTCTAGCAACATTAGCTATATAACAGAGAATAACTAGTGCCTCCATACTCTGAAGTTAAAAGGCCACTTTCCTTGGTTGTAGAGCCTGCAGACTTAAGAAAATACATGGAGGATAAATGACATACAAGTTCATCACAAGGAACAATATCATTTATGTCTGTAAAAATACATAGAGCCCGTCTGGCTCTCAGTTCCCTCTTCTTATATAGGATAGAAGACATATTGAGGTGCTTATATCCTCTTCCGAGGAAAACAGAGACCCGGACACCCTCATAGTGGCATAAGAAATCAAATTATTACATAGAATGCCACTTTGTCTTGACTCTGACAAGGCTCCACACAAGCTTGATTATAATAACCAGTCTGCGCATCACAGTGAAGGGATCTAAGGGGGGTGCAAGAAGGATAACATAATACAAGAGCATgatattgtaaaaaaattaaacagacCGATAACTAGTTTGATGTCAAAGCTTCCATTTATATTGTGAACTGAGAGCCAATAAATACTCTGGCTAGCGAAGATGCTCACAGGCTTTAAGATAGGACAACTTGGGACTGGCAGGATATACAACACCTACTTATTCTATCTCCAACCACTTTTCCCCAGACGTTCCAACACATTTTCTTCGCCGGTGAGATACTGCACCAGTCCTTTCATGTTAAAAGAAACCAAGttagaaagccaagaaagaggTCAAAGCAGATGATAAATATAACTGGTTCTATCCCGTATAAACAATGAAAATTGAATGCCTAATCTTGGCACTCTTAGCACAAGTATGTAGAAGTACAGATGAACTTGTTACTGGCAATGTAATGTTTAAACTACCATTTGTATAATCTCGACAATCATGATGACCAATCCTCAAATCAGTTTGCCAACTTTTGTTGAACTCATATGCGCCTTCAACAGCATCCATTTCCGAAGATCCTACGAACCAGCATTTAGATTTAAGCAGCTTTGACAACGTCCTTGTGTTAACGACTCCTAAAAAGATAAAGAGGAAAGTGTTTTCAGTGGCCTTGTCACAGTATCCAGAACCAGTTTAGGAAGACGGACTAAAAAATCTCAATTTCTTTTTACTTTCATTAGTCTCTTTGTATGTAGCATTcaattttgttctctcttactgcTTTCTTCAATTCTGTGTTTTTGCACTTTTGCTGTCGCATTTATGGCTCCTTATATCCCTAATCTCTTGGCTGTAATAGGTCAAGTATTCGACCCCCCGATTGGGGGAGGATGCATAAAAGGTCAAGTATTCGAACCCCGGTGGGTGGGATGCATATGTATTAATATCTCTCTAATTTGAAGGTTAGTGAAGGAATAATTTACCTGGAACATAATTACCAGAAAGAGCAGCAAGTGCAACATACAAATTTTCAGGATCTTTAGGTTGAAAATCGAAGACTAGCAGCTGCAAATTTCAGATGggaaaatagtagcacaaattAATATGTATATGCGTAATATATAATGCATAGAACTATAGAGTCAatagagagagaggagggggaGAGAtggagaggggagagagagggggggagggagagagagataatGAGGGagggagaagagagagagagagagagagagagagagagagggggggggggggagagagaacCGGTGGTGAGGTAGGTTGCTTGATGATGACCATAAAATGATACAGAGGCCAGAAATTGAGTGAGTAAGCAGTGGACAGAGCCAACTGGGCTGGTCCTTTACTGCCTCTCATTGCTATTCCTGCTACATATATATCATCTTCTCTCTTCGTCTTTGCTTTTACACACATCCTTGACAACAAAGCCATCTCCCCCTATCTTCTTTTCTTATCAGATTTCCATATAACTATTACACCCGTTTTTTATGgacattataaatttaaacaaagtcTGTGGACATAATATAAAGCAAATATTTAACCAGAATAAACAAAGATATACGATGATCAGCCAGCTAAATATATCGTTAATATATCATATCATTGTGTCTCACTCGGAAGTAGATGCACAAAATTAGCACTGTAGCAAACCCCATATAAAGTGGGATACAAAATAAATAGGAAGGCTACAAGCCTCACtggaaccttccaagtaaaaaccTGAATAAAAGACACATAACGACCCATTACTCCCGCTATCTGTTGGAAGGACCATCGTCTTAGGAATGCCAGTGGAACCTGCTCTCTAACTCAATAACAGCATCATTTTCCAAACTACCAGAGTGAAAAGGAAAGTCTGCATCCTCCCTTTCAATTGAAGGACTTGTTGTTCCCGTCACAAGCCTTCCATCCTTGTCAAATGCAAGAAGTCCACGACCATAACGAAGAATGCTTAGCATCAACTTGCGTTCATTTGATTCATAAGCGAATGCAGGATGTGTCAACCATGGAGAGTCCTGAGAAAATGGAGGGTGCTTCAAACATTGTTTGGCTGCAACACGTTGCTTATATGCAGATCCCTGCACTTCACGGGAGATGTGAATCACTTCAAATTCTTCAATCGTATTCTTCATTTGCATATACCTTGCTTTTAGAACCCTGAAGAAATCAACATAATTATGGAACCAACCATCCCCAAAAAGGATTATGGTTCTCTTCCCTGCAAGTTGGGAGAATCGAACCTATAAAAGTGAATGAGACAATTTAATAAGCAGTGAAATCCAAAGGTCAATAAGCacataataaaattacaatgCAGCTAATATTCTCAAAATAATCAAAAGTATTGTAGTTGAGAAAGAATACAAGTCGATCGGTAGCTGTCTATTGCATCGAGTTAAAATTCGATCGTTTTTCGATTATTCTTATTTCCTCCAAACTTTATTTTGAGTAGGGGGAGGGGGTGAGAACTGTAGCTAAATCTTTAAAAGAGAATTGGAATAAGTTTAAAGCTTGCACCAGATTACTAAATAAAAACTCACATCTGGACCATCCTTTTGTCTGAAAAACGTGTTTGGATCCCTCCAGAACATCTCCAGCTTCACCCTCTTTGCTTTTTCAGCCTCCAACTTGGCAGCTGACTTACGGGTAAATGGATATGCTGCAATACCAAAGTTCAGCAATATGTCGACACCATACTCTTCAATGAAATTCCCATGAGGTCCAATAATCACTAGTGTAGGATCTGGTCCCAGATCTTTCAAACTCAGTGGATGATCAAAAATCCGCTGCAACCTCTTACAATTTGGGTCTTTAAATGGGAGGGCCAGCCAAGGCATTTTGCTGAATGTTTTCCGGAATGATGCTTCAGTTGTACAATCATAAGTATATACTGTGTCATGAGCGTAAATGAGCACAATCTCAAAGTTCTCATTTTTAGCCAACTGTCTGTAGACCATTTCAATCTTTGGTGTGAGGTCGTCGGCATCGGGAGACTCCCCTATAGGGAGCTCTTCATAAAAATACAAGGCTACCACCTTATCTTCAAGATCACTAACAAGAACCTTTTAAAAGTAGGTATAATTGGTTAGTAATCAAAAATTATCTAGTAAATGCACAAAATGATACATATGGTGGTTTATCACTGCAGAATCTACTCAATATATTAGATCATGAGTCCGCTACAATTGTTGTTATGAACATTCTATGATGCTACAATATGTATACCTGGTCACCGCTGTTGGAGATGACATAGTTACGTTCGGGAGAGGCCAAGAGTGTTGTTATTGAGGGATGCTGTATGGCTGCATCATCTTCAGAATTAATGATATTTATCTTTTCATCGCTGAAAGGATATCCAGGTGCCCCATACTCTTGAAAATAAAACCCGCCATTATCTTGCAAAACAACCCCTTCGGGATCAATAACAAAAGAGACAGGATATCTATCACTGAAACCTGCGATACCACCAAATCGTGTTTCAAGATGTTTCCTGGTTTTGAGATCCGAGAACGGGATGGTTAGCCAAGGCATTAAAGAGTATCTTTCCTCAAAACGTTGCTCCTGAGGAGTGGAACATACTTCTTGTGCGGAACAAAGAGCGGCATCTGGTGCTCCAACAAAGATGACCTCCAAACAGCCTTTAGGCTGCAACTCGTTGTATATGTCCACCAAGCATGTTGTTTCTTGCATCCAATAATAATGCTCATGAACAAGGTTCATAAAACACAATACAATAACCTTACCAGCCAGCTGCTTAGCCTGGACCTAcaggaaaaatatatacagtGGACATTACGAGCTTAACAGAAAACAAATACTATTAATTTTCATACTATTAATTTTTCATACAGTGGACATTATGATCTtaacaaaaaacaaatattctTTTCATACTATTAATGGGTTTCCGGATGTTATCTCGGTTAGGAATTTGTGAATTGTACAAGTACACAAATTTTTTTAGGGTTGGGAATAGTACACAAATTGAAGCATGGCACTAACAAACAAACCAAAGAAAAACATAACATGATAAGTTTGtgtaataaacaaaacataaacatGTACCCTTTGCTTGTCTCCTCTGAGAAGATAATCTCTCTGTTTAGTGAAGAGGAGAGTTGATAAATCAACTTTGTCCCCCTTCTTAATCGGCTGCACACTCGCTCTCCTCTTCTTTCTCGTCGGAGATAATAGGGTCTTCTTCTTCCGCTTTGAGCATCTCCCTAGCTTCATACTCCTCGCTATTGAGAATGTCATCATCCTCTCTTTTCTAAAAGTTTTGATTTCGACCtattataatactccctccgtccccttttacatgtacactttggaaaaaaaatttgtcccaaattatttgtcctcttctcttttcaaagcaactttttgtatgttttttcaaaaaataacaacttccaatgtttgactaacatatatatatatacgcaactctatctaattcattacatttattaaggatatgtatgaaaacaagatatccaactaacattttcttaagatgcgttattttttcaaaagggacaagtaaaaggggacggagggagtatcaataaATCACCGCTACTCTaactatatttaaatttataaatcaaatattataattataatttataagacagtatatatatagagagagatagGATCAaaaaatttttataagttacaaagttacaaactttttttttgaattttttttattctctcatCATGTTAATCGTTATTTATAGAaagtattcatgttgaaaattcttgaaaaaacatcacaatttctaaaaataacgcataaataaatcatgcattcaacacatttttaactggggttcaacatcgggtgtagaacactaattatcattgtgttgaacatatttataaaaatatttaaactataactctagggtttgggtagagtctagaaacatatatattagttatataatacgtttaacttcgttcttacattgaaaaattagttttatgtacttctccaacacaattttattcgatgttcaacaaaatatgttaaaaaaatgttgaactcaaattatatatgtgttgaacgcaaaaagtttgtaattttgtaagtttgtaccagaacccacctctatatatataatatgaataatataaatataactttACGTTATACTATGTTTGGACTATTCGGTCTATACGATCCGGaacgaaatatatttttaagaaccAAATCGTTGTATTTCAATCTATTCTATCTGGACCAGTAAGCCAAATTTCAAGAAAACTAGGACCAAATAAAACCGAATTCACATGGTTTGTCTCGATTTTGCGCACCCCACACGAaatagttatataattttacttttactatatgtacatatatatgtatatataatgtatactataatatattgttattttacacaagCTAGTAGAAAGATTGTAAAAAGGGGGTTGGATACAATCTCTTAAAAACTTTAAAAGATGAAAAACAAATCACAAACAATAATGCAGAATTATAAgaacaccaagtatttaaaaatacgggtggattgtttgatccacctgtgAGATTTTATATCAAGAAGAAATATGTGAATTGTTTATAATTCTCACAGCTGCTTATTCAACACTAGTTCTCTCAAAAACTCTCAAGCTCTGCTAATGTTTTCGAACAAAAAAAACTATTGTTatttctaacttggttatatatccCAATTTTACAaagttaactagaatacaaatttgcACTCTAAACTAAACTTTGTTGCACCacatttgtcttatgcatgtctTCTGAATTGTCTTCATCTTTAACTGATCTTCTTCAAATAATCCAAGTTGCATTGCATAAAACAGATGTGTTTCTGTTTTTTCTTTATTGTCCAATAGGTTATCATGTCCAAATTAGTGTAATCAACCCATGTGATATGTCAaaattaagctctagtcactttcaacggcTGTTTGCTTCATCCATCGATTGATTTATATCTTTTCCTAATAGTCAAGATTGATCAAGAATCTGAATATTAGAGCCATCACCAACTCTCCAGCGCATATCATCCAACAACAATTGTTTAGTTTCCAGAAGGCTACGCCAGACAAAGTTAGAATTGTGTCCTAAATTTGAATGGAAAATATTAGAGTCTGcgaaatatttagttttataaactCTTGAAACAAGGTTGTTGGGCTTTGTAGCCAATCTCCATAATTGTTTACCCAACATTACCACATTAAAATCCTTACATGTAAAAAAATAGAAGGTAGTGTCAATCCAAGATCATGTTGGTTGATGGGGTAGAGAGACTATTATCTTTGTTTAAAAGTTCACATAATGATTTAATTTGCCGTGAGTTGAAAATAAAAGGCCGGTATCTTTTTCAACACTCAAACTCACTACAAAAAATATTCTTTCTAATATCTTAGTATAAATAATCCAAAGCTGAAATGTTGCTTGACATAGAGATTGCATGATTTATGGCTCTAGTAGTTTGCTGTCATTTGAGATTCCATTTCGGCAAGGCAATAAAGATAAGGCTGCTTCACTTCACTCTATTTCACCacttcttctttgtttctcCTCACCTTTCATCTCCTGGTCAAAGAGCAAAGACTAGATCTGGTAAGCTCATGAACACCATTTTATTTTTGAGATATGCACACGCATAAGAATATGTATGATGGATGTATATTTGTATGTGAGTTTTATAAATAATGCATTTGACGTGATGATTTTAAGTAATGCTCGTTTAATATGTTTTGAATAGTTTGGGTTATTAAGATTGGAAATAAGATGGTGTTTGGTTTGTATACTCtgttcatattttaaaattattttggaaTTTAATCTGTCAATATTACTTTCTTCTTTTACTAAGAATTGCTCATATCACTCTACTTGTTTCTTAAAATCGATAGCATGCCATCCATTTTTCGATCTTTTCACTAAAGTTAAGGACTCTCAATTCCTGTTTAAGCATATTTtgttcataataatataatgtGGTGCAACggtaaaatattacataatctgAATATCTTATTCCGGTATCCACCATTCTAATCAAGGTGGAGATGACTTATTTATATTGTGCAACGGCAAAAAACTACATATacgaataataatttttttatgttcattttgattaatcatcgctacaaaatattatacatgAGCTCCCTTACTTTCGGAGCTGGATCCGTTATTGACTTTAATgtacataaaaatcaaaaattagctTGCATATTTCATATCCAATTTTGATAATAGCCTTGCAGTTCCTTTTAGCACTGTTCACATCCTATGCATTGCATATCATTACTTATATTAGCTTGTATTCATAACCCTTGGACCTTCTTAACTACCTTGTGTTGAAATATATTCACCAAGTAGGGAGATAAAATTGTAAGGGCTTGCAGCATTTCTTGTTACCCATTCAAATGTTTTAGccatatatataatgttttagCCATATATATCTTAGTAGTTGCACTTTTTTTCTTACTCTCATTGTCATATGTATTTTTACTCTCACTGTCATATGTATTCTGTTACTTTTAAGTATTTTATTGGATCTACTATCAAAAAAATGGGATCATCTAGCTGGCTCTAATGTGTATTTTATATGTACATAAGGAATGAGAAGAAAGTTTGTTAATCAACTTAATAGTTATGTTCTCGTACTCACGCTCATATCTTCTCAGCGGGATGGTAAGAAGGATCACTCCTTACCGCATGACGGCTTTATGATTTATAGGTTTTGTCTGACATTTGTCACTCCAAATTCTGAAAGGTTAATAGAGTTTAGCAATTTCAATGATAAAATGAATGTATTATggtctatttgatattttttgtcaatttttaaaaaaaatatttcatgatattataattataaagctTATGATAATGGTCCAATGcccataattaaatttttttcttgacAACATAAAGcatgataaaataatttaaatctcacCATTTAGTAAGTGGTAAATTTGTACAGATAaacttatcatatatataagtgtgtgtgtgtgtaaagcTAACTTATGTAGCGAAATAACAAGGGTGATGAATTTTCTCTTTATTTATTAAGAAGTTTTGaaaagaagaattattttttttctagttattttaaataaaaactttGTTTATACTTTCGTACTACACTTGGTTGATACCACACTTcaagaaatataacatttatccacagtttagtttcaaaaattcatattaatccAAATGCAAGTGTCTATGATTTCTTTATTCATTATAagattttgaagaatgtgaatTAACTGtcttaaatatttgattatccACGTaactacataataataataaagtgtACGAGTCTTTACATCTATCATTATACGTAAATATAGTCATTCAGACTTATTTATTCAGTCTAacgtataatttaaaattctattaaTATAATGTTCAATTTGATGAATAATTTCACTTTAatgttctttatatatataataaacttaaatattacaaaattacatcTAACATAAGATTTTCGGCCTATTTtgcatttgaaaattaaaatattattaagtattaaatttatttctgaaataataatgaacaaacaataaatatttaacgCCCGTGCGCGAAGCGCGGCAAAAAATACTAGTATGTAATTAATGCATAGGATCTCCACTATTAAATAGGAAAGTGGTaggtattcaaaatattatcccAAATATCCCGACACATTATTTCCTTTTAttacattcatatttttaattatccCACGACacattatttctttttattaagTTCATATTCCTGTTATTTGGTTAAAAATAGTGTTGATAACCTAATGTCTCTAGTTGTTTCAGTTGCATCTTGTTTTGATAGAAGCATGGGATTCGAAGAAGAAAAGGCAGAGAAAAGTGGTGGTGATGAAAGAGAAGGAAATGTTAAAAGAGTATAAATGAAGGTTCTTTGTCTCCAAATGATCAGGATGATGATGAAGGTGATGTCCGTTTTCATCTGGGCCCTCCGTACACTCTAAAGGAACAGCTTGAAAAGGACAAGGtatatacataaacaaaatacttattttttataattgtaattttttaatgttattgGTGATTTTTAGTACTCCGTAATACCCGATCCGTATTGACCTGAACAGGTTTTACCGAACCCGAATATTACGAATTTGGGTTTGGGCTTGATTTTTGAACCCGAATTATTTTCGGGTTGGGTTTAGGTTTATGACATACCATTCCAAAACCGAAACCCATTTTgttccgatccgaacccgaacccgactcGAAACccgttttaatatattaataatatttttatatatacatgtaatgTCTCATAATTTaaagtaatatttataatatataatatattatattgccAATACTAGTATTAAAATAGACTACAATTTGTACATACTGTTGCATTAAAATCTAACATTacagaattattattattaaacataTGTTCAACAGTTttgttcaaaataaatatactatATGCCgagattgattttgatcaagaTTAGTAACAAAGATGTATTTGAGTTCAAATCATCAAAGACGACTAGCCATTATGATACTACAGACCCTTATTTAACTCTCCGGTAGTTCTTGTTATTATATTCCTTCATGCTGGTTATTTTGAGCTAGTGTTTCTTTTTGATGTTCTTAATTAAtcaacaattatatgcttagAAGGTTGATCCATTGTTATCTCTGATGTCTAATTCAATCTCAACAATTTCAAAAACGTTAAATTCAGGAGCCCTTTGACTCGAATCAGCCTTTTGACTCGAATCAAATGTTAATAATCTCTTATTAGAGTCTGTGAAAATTCGAACCCGAACAAACCCGATGGGTTCGGATTTAGTGATTCGGATATTTTCGAATTCGGGTTTGATTTTTACTAAACCCGTTTCGACCGACCTGATTGTCATCTCCACTCTGCATACCATAGTTAGTCTAATTATATTATAGGACTAAAATCATAAAACTTGACTTCAATACTACATAACTATCATTAGtcctgtaagagcatctccaacggcgttggctataatcgttggctaaatgggaccggtaagacattatgtaaaatttgctgaaccacattttacttcaatggtattggctatattggttgactataatttaaaaatagtatgttattaatattttagattgttaaaatagaatatatcagttcaatatagtaataaatgatgtgcaatcttcctacagatttcttacaaacctgtagaggttcgacaaatttagtcatccataggaggctggctaaatttatagacaacagctgagcatggttggagttaggtttttcgagctgttgacttaaatttttttattttaagcatgccaactcactttttagccaaatgctttcaatggttggagatgctctaaatacATAAACGGTATTTGGTCTTATATTTTTTAGACCGCTATAGTTATTCTTGACACATTATAAATTGACTAGAAAGTGGAATACAAAGAGGTCCATTTTAAATGAAAATCGACGAGTTGGACAAAACGttagttaaatttgaaattattaagTTGTAAAATAGAACTAGTATAGGAGTGCAAGTGTTAAAGCACTTTTTGGAGTTGTAATATAACAATGGCTATAAATATGACTTGCTCTGACGGGAAT
Coding sequences:
- the LOC108192551 gene encoding probable nucleoredoxin 1-2; protein product: MMTFSIARSMKLGRCSKRKKKTLLSPTRKKRRASVQPIKKGDKVDLSTLLFTKQRDYLLRGDKQRVQAKQLAGKVIVLCFMNLVHEHYYWMQETTCLVDIYNELQPKGCLEVIFVGAPDAALCSAQEVCSTPQEQRFEERYSLMPWLTIPFSDLKTRKHLETRFGGIAGFSDRYPVSFVIDPEGVVLQDNGGFYFQEYGAPGYPFSDEKINIINSEDDAAIQHPSITTLLASPERNYVISNSGDQVLVSDLEDKVVALYFYEELPIGESPDADDLTPKIEMVYRQLAKNENFEIVLIYAHDTVYTYDCTTEASFRKTFSKMPWLALPFKDPNCKRLQRIFDHPLSLKDLGPDPTLVIIGPHGNFIEEYGVDILLNFGIAAYPFTRKSAAKLEAEKAKRVKLEMFWRDPNTFFRQKDGPDVRFSQLAGKRTIILFGDGWFHNYVDFFRVLKARYMQMKNTIEEFEVIHISREVQGSAYKQRVAAKQCLKHPPFSQDSPWLTHPAFAYESNERKLMLSILRYGRGLLAFDKDGRLVTGTTSPSIEREDADFPFHSGSLENDAVIELESRFHWHS
- the LOC108203996 gene encoding uncharacterized protein LOC108203996 — protein: MALLSRMCVKAKTKREDDIYVAGIAMRGSKGPAQLALSTAYSLNFWPLYHFMVIIKQPTSPPLLVFDFQPKDPENLYVALAALSGNYVPGVVNTRTLSKLLKSKCWFVGSSEMDAVEGAYEFNKSWQTDLRIGHHDCRDYTNGLVQYLTGEENVLERLGKSGWR